The bacterium genome includes the window GCCGCAGCCGCTCGTTATAGCGGCGGGTGCGCTCGATCGCGGCGACCAGCGCCGTCCGCAGTCCGTCGTCGATCGCGTCGTGCGCGCGCCGCACCTCGTCGCCCGCGACCGCGAGCCCCTCCGGCGGCAGCGCCACGCCGTCGTACCGTGCCGTCGCCTCCACGATCGCGGCATCGCCGCGCTGCTCGACGTCCGCGATGATGGCGCCGACGTGGGCCATCCGCGCGGGATCGAAGATTTCCGCGCTCGAGCGGCGGAGAATCCGCTGCAGGCGCTCGGGCGAGGCGTCGGCCAACCGGATCACGTCCACGGGGTCCCTCCGTCTACGCCGGGCGGCGTGAGTCCCTCGGCGGGGGACGCCGGCCGGGCCACTGCGGCGCGCAGGCCGTCGATCACCGACGCGACGGCGCCGGCGCGGCTGCGCAGGCTGACGCGGTTGACCACGAGGCGCGCCGTCGACGGGAAGAGCTCGGCCACTTCGACGAGGCCGTTCTCGCGCAGCGTGCGTCCGCTCATCACGAGATCCATGATGCCGTCGGCCAGGCCGACCTGCGGCGCCAATTCCACGGTCCCGTTCATCGGAATGATCTCGACCGGCCGGCCCCGGCTCCCGAAGTGCCGTTCGGTGATCCGGGGATACTTCGTGGCGATCCGGAGCGGCACGAGGCGCTCCCAGGTCCCGGCGAGCGGCTCGGGAAACGCCAGCACGCCGCGGCACGCGCCGAAGCCGAGGTCGACCAATTCGTAGACGTCGCGGCCCTGCTCGAGCAGCACATCCTTGCCGGCCACGCCGAGGTCGGCCGCGCCGTGCTCGACATAGGTGAGCAGATCGACGGGCTTGGCGATCAGGCACCGGATCGCCGGGGTCGTGCCGGGCACGATGAGGCGGCGGCTCGTGCGCCAGGCGTCGCCGTCGACGTATCCGGCCGCCTCGAGCGTCTGCATCGTGTCGTCGAGCAGGCGGCCGGACGGCACCGCGATCGTCACGAGGTCCGCGCCGCGTGGGTCGCGCGCGCGCGTCATGACACCGTCTCGCGCGCCACGGTCCCGGCCGCCACCCCGGCGGCGAGGTCCGCCACGGGCACGGTGCGCTCGGGGGCCTCGCCCTCCCGGACGCGGGCCGTTCCGTTGCCGACCAGGATCGCACGCGGCACACCCCGCCGCGCCGCCTCCGCCGCCACCTCGTCCCAGGACCGGTCAAGCACTTCCAGCACGACGGCGAGGCCGTGCGCTCGAAGCGCCCGCGCGCAGGCCGCCGCGCCGCCGCGGCATCCCGGCTCCCACGCGACCATCGCGTCCGGCGCCCACTCCGGCGCACCGCCTCCCGGACCCTCCGCCGTCTCCGCGGCCAGCACCCGCTCGATCCGGACCGCGAACCCGGTGGCGGGCAGCGACACCCCGAACCGCTCGAGCAGGGCGTCGTACCGGCCGCCGCCCAGCAGCGGCGCGCCGAGGGACGCCGTGTGCCCCTCGAAG containing:
- the hisG gene encoding ATP phosphoribosyltransferase — protein: MTRARDPRGADLVTIAVPSGRLLDDTMQTLEAAGYVDGDAWRTSRRLIVPGTTPAIRCLIAKPVDLLTYVEHGAADLGVAGKDVLLEQGRDVYELVDLGFGACRGVLAFPEPLAGTWERLVPLRIATKYPRITERHFGSRGRPVEIIPMNGTVELAPQVGLADGIMDLVMSGRTLRENGLVEVAELFPSTARLVVNRVSLRSRAGAVASVIDGLRAAVARPASPAEGLTPPGVDGGTPWT